One window of the Chryseotalea sp. WA131a genome contains the following:
- a CDS encoding efflux RND transporter periplasmic adaptor subunit yields MATKQKKKSNKLLYWGIGVLIFLIVFLVIGKSAGWIGKSRELEVEFTKSKKASITEKVSASGTVQPVIEVKLAPEVSGEIIDLQVQDGDAVKMGDVLVKIRPDVWISQLERSEASLSQQKANLESSKAALARADATYLRSEQDFKRQEKLWEQKVISESDWQLAQQNYKVAQNDLKSAKQSLEAAGFIVSSTNATVKESRENVRRTTVYAPMTGTVSKLNVKKGERVVGTAQMAGTEMLRIADLNKMEVRVNVNENDIVRVHLNDSVVIDVDAYSGSGKQFKGLVTNIANTAKDKTSADAITEFEVRILILRSSYEDLIAKGNKFPFRPGMTASVDIITTKKENVLSVPLAAVTTRNPDEKGVKAEPRNDDDNKREVVDTSKPKAEKKADKVVVFVNEKGIAKMKEVKTGISDYDNIEIISGIAEGEEVVTGPFLVVSKRLKDGEKIVEAKKDNNDKDKEKKSDK; encoded by the coding sequence ATGGCAACTAAGCAAAAGAAAAAATCCAACAAATTATTGTATTGGGGCATCGGTGTGTTGATCTTCCTAATCGTATTCCTCGTTATCGGAAAATCCGCAGGTTGGATTGGTAAGTCTCGAGAGCTTGAGGTGGAATTCACTAAATCCAAAAAAGCATCCATCACCGAAAAAGTGAGTGCTTCAGGCACGGTGCAGCCAGTAATTGAAGTAAAACTTGCACCCGAAGTATCGGGTGAAATTATTGATCTTCAAGTTCAAGATGGTGACGCGGTGAAAATGGGTGATGTTTTGGTCAAGATTCGACCTGATGTATGGATCAGTCAGTTGGAAAGGTCAGAGGCTTCATTGAGTCAGCAAAAAGCAAACTTAGAATCCTCTAAGGCCGCCCTGGCGCGTGCAGATGCAACTTATCTCAGGTCCGAACAAGATTTCAAGCGACAAGAAAAATTGTGGGAGCAGAAAGTAATATCCGAGTCGGATTGGCAATTGGCACAACAAAACTATAAGGTGGCACAGAACGATTTGAAATCGGCAAAGCAATCGTTAGAGGCGGCTGGATTTATTGTCAGCAGTACGAATGCAACGGTAAAAGAATCGCGCGAGAATGTAAGGCGCACAACCGTTTATGCACCCATGACCGGCACCGTATCAAAACTGAATGTAAAAAAAGGGGAGCGAGTGGTAGGTACTGCCCAAATGGCGGGTACCGAAATGCTGCGCATTGCTGATCTGAATAAAATGGAAGTGCGGGTAAACGTAAATGAAAATGATATTGTGCGTGTGCATTTGAATGACAGTGTGGTGATAGATGTAGATGCCTACAGCGGATCGGGCAAGCAGTTTAAAGGATTGGTTACTAACATTGCCAATACCGCCAAAGACAAAACATCGGCTGATGCCATTACCGAATTTGAAGTGAGGATTTTGATTTTGCGTTCTTCGTATGAAGACCTGATTGCGAAGGGAAATAAATTTCCTTTCCGCCCCGGCATGACGGCCTCCGTGGATATTATCACCACCAAAAAAGAAAATGTGTTGTCCGTTCCGTTGGCGGCTGTTACCACACGTAATCCTGACGAGAAGGGTGTAAAAGCAGAACCTCGTAATGATGATGATAATAAACGAGAAGTGGTGGATACCAGCAAACCCAAGGCAGAGAAGAAGGCGGACAAGGTGGTGGTTTTTGTAAATGAAAAAGGCATCGCCAAAATGAAGGAAGTAAAAACAGGTATCAGCGATTATGATAACATCGAAATTATTTCAGGCATAGCCGAAGGTGAAGAGGTGGTAACTGGACCCTTCTTGGTGGTTTCCAAGCGATTGAAAGATGGCGAGAAGATTGTGGAAGCCAAGAAAGATAACAATGATAAAGACAAAGAGAAAAAATCAGATAAGTAG
- a CDS encoding inorganic diphosphatase, protein MLHPWHEAPVGTNPPEFVNGIIEISTGMRTKYEVDKETGLLKLDRILYSAVYYPANYGFIPQTLGDDKDPLDIMILCREPIQPLCLVPARVIGVMRMVDQGLADDKILAVAENDANTKHLKDISELATHFKLELKEFFESYKKLENKVVTVPDFQGKETAQIIIQRAIEYYKSELKK, encoded by the coding sequence ATACTACACCCTTGGCATGAGGCCCCCGTTGGCACCAATCCCCCTGAATTTGTAAATGGAATAATTGAAATATCCACCGGCATGCGCACCAAGTATGAAGTGGATAAAGAAACGGGTTTGCTGAAGTTGGATCGAATTTTATATTCGGCCGTATATTACCCAGCCAATTATGGATTTATTCCACAGACTTTGGGTGATGACAAAGATCCACTCGACATTATGATTTTGTGTCGTGAGCCCATTCAACCTTTATGCTTAGTGCCAGCTCGTGTAATTGGTGTGATGCGCATGGTGGACCAAGGTTTGGCCGATGATAAAATTTTAGCGGTAGCCGAAAATGATGCCAACACCAAACACTTAAAAGACATCAGCGAATTGGCTACGCATTTTAAGTTAGAGTTGAAAGAGTTTTTTGAAAGCTATAAGAAGCTCGAAAACAAAGTGGTGACCGTACCCGATTTTCAAGGGAAGGAAACTGCACAAATCATCATTCAAAGAGCAATTGAGTATTATAAATCAGAGTTAAAAAAGTAA
- a CDS encoding glycosyltransferase family 9 protein codes for MPPKSFLIIQTAFIGDVILATALIEKLHQHHPLAQIDFLIRKGNEGLLINHPYLREVIIFDKKNKYRNLLALIRKIRSNKYDELINVQRFATTGIITGFSKAKHKIGFNKNPFSFLFSESVSHEIVNVHEILRNQRLIASITDSAPSKPRLYPSHSDEQAITPYLVDLFYCIAPTSVWFTKQWPAEKWIELIQSVERQVQAIYLLGAPNDHHVCESIRLASAAKNVVNLAGKLSFLESAALMSKAKMNFVNDSAPMHLASATNAPVTAIYCSTIPEFGFGPLSDEAYVVQTEDEELACRPCGLHGFKDCPKGHFKCAYSIDVKTVLRN; via the coding sequence ATGCCACCAAAGTCGTTTCTCATTATACAAACCGCATTTATTGGCGATGTTATTTTAGCCACTGCGTTGATTGAGAAATTGCATCAACACCATCCGCTAGCACAAATTGATTTTTTGATACGGAAAGGGAATGAAGGTTTATTAATCAATCATCCATATCTGCGCGAGGTCATAATCTTCGACAAGAAAAACAAGTACAGAAATCTACTCGCGCTGATCCGAAAAATTCGTAGCAATAAATATGACGAACTTATTAATGTGCAGCGCTTTGCGACAACGGGTATAATCACAGGTTTTTCGAAGGCAAAACATAAAATTGGATTCAATAAAAATCCATTTTCTTTTTTGTTTAGTGAATCCGTTTCTCACGAAATTGTAAATGTTCATGAAATACTCAGAAATCAGAGATTAATTGCTTCAATTACTGATTCTGCCCCTTCCAAACCTAGGTTATACCCTTCTCATTCAGATGAGCAAGCAATAACACCCTATCTGGTTGACCTATTTTATTGCATTGCCCCTACATCGGTTTGGTTTACAAAGCAATGGCCTGCTGAAAAATGGATCGAACTCATTCAATCTGTAGAGCGACAAGTGCAAGCTATTTATTTATTGGGCGCACCCAACGATCATCATGTTTGCGAATCAATTCGCTTGGCCAGCGCAGCCAAGAACGTGGTGAACCTGGCAGGCAAATTAAGCTTTCTAGAATCGGCTGCGCTAATGAGTAAAGCCAAAATGAATTTTGTAAACGATTCAGCACCCATGCACTTGGCATCCGCTACTAATGCTCCCGTCACGGCCATCTATTGCTCTACTATTCCTGAATTTGGGTTTGGACCACTTTCCGATGAAGCGTATGTTGTACAAACCGAAGACGAGGAGCTCGCTTGCCGCCCTTGCGGGTTGCATGGATTCAAAGACTGTCCGAAAGGACATTTTAAGTGTGCGTATTCGATTGATGTGAAGACTGTATTAAGGAACTAA
- a CDS encoding RNA polymerase sigma factor produces the protein MAMMHSDSLITRAREGDKNAQGKLVQLWYKRIYNFAYKFFFDHDLAMEVSQKTFISMHKNIAGLQEVGRFKSWIYTIAVNYCREEARKKKATRAMSLHDLRPGEGEESYRWEESHHRSENPERQLRQSELSDLLQDCLLELSVEQREVVIMKEYEGLKFREIAETLNISENTVKSRMYYGLEGLKKILERKNITKETIGYEL, from the coding sequence ATCGCTATGATGCATTCGGACTCCCTCATTACACGGGCCCGTGAAGGGGATAAGAATGCCCAGGGCAAGCTGGTGCAACTGTGGTACAAACGGATTTACAACTTTGCCTATAAATTCTTTTTCGACCACGATTTGGCCATGGAGGTATCGCAGAAGACGTTTATCAGCATGCACAAAAACATTGCGGGCTTGCAAGAGGTGGGCAGGTTTAAGAGTTGGATATACACCATTGCCGTAAACTACTGCCGCGAAGAAGCACGCAAGAAAAAGGCCACTCGCGCGATGTCGCTACACGACTTGCGGCCGGGCGAAGGGGAAGAAAGTTACCGGTGGGAAGAAAGCCATCACCGCAGCGAAAATCCGGAACGGCAACTGCGGCAATCAGAGCTGTCGGATTTGTTGCAAGACTGCCTACTGGAACTGAGTGTGGAGCAACGCGAGGTAGTGATTATGAAAGAGTACGAGGGGTTGAAGTTTCGGGAGATAGCTGAGACACTGAACATTTCGGAGAACACGGTAAAGTCCAGAATGTATTATGGGTTGGAGGGGTTGAAAAAGATTTTGGAACGAAAAAATATTACGAAAGAAACAATTGGGTATGAACTATAA
- the mraZ gene encoding division/cell wall cluster transcriptional repressor MraZ, with protein MTFFTSEYESKLDAKGRLVLPSRIKAQLPASDGDVQELVIRRGFEPCLIMYPMVEFKKVFSKISSLNEFNEEYRKLQRNFLSGVVTVELDGNGRFLIPKNMLTYAKIEKDAMLVGTGTKVEIWNPTHYEKHIIQDQSELSKLAEKFLNE; from the coding sequence ATGACTTTCTTCACCAGCGAATACGAAAGTAAACTTGATGCCAAGGGCAGATTGGTGCTGCCGTCACGGATTAAGGCTCAGCTACCCGCTTCAGACGGGGACGTGCAAGAGCTTGTCATCCGCAGAGGCTTTGAGCCATGCTTGATTATGTATCCGATGGTGGAGTTCAAAAAAGTATTCTCAAAAATTTCAAGTCTCAATGAGTTCAACGAAGAGTACCGCAAACTCCAGCGCAACTTTTTGTCGGGGGTAGTTACAGTAGAGTTAGATGGCAATGGCCGCTTCCTCATCCCCAAGAACATGCTGACCTACGCGAAGATTGAAAAAGATGCGATGCTGGTTGGTACAGGAACCAAAGTTGAGATTTGGAACCCTACCCATTATGAGAAGCACATTATCCAAGACCAAAGTGAGTTGTCGAAGTTGGCAGAGAAGTTTTTGAATGAGTAA
- a CDS encoding four helix bundle protein: MKNFKKLKIWQKGMELVISVYKLADQLPREEKYGLRSQMTSAVISIPSNIAEGSSRTSKKDYVRFLEYSLGSTYELETQVAAIEMLNFGEKELTELILNQIDEEQKMLQSFITTVGSS, from the coding sequence ATGAAGAACTTTAAGAAACTGAAGATATGGCAAAAGGGGATGGAACTAGTGATATCGGTTTACAAGCTGGCCGACCAATTGCCGAGGGAGGAGAAATATGGATTACGAAGTCAGATGACTAGCGCGGTGATTTCAATTCCATCGAACATAGCGGAAGGCAGTTCGAGAACCAGTAAAAAAGATTATGTGAGATTTTTGGAGTATTCACTTGGGTCAACCTACGAATTGGAGACGCAAGTGGCTGCGATTGAAATGTTAAACTTCGGAGAAAAGGAATTGACGGAGTTGATTCTTAATCAAATAGACGAGGAGCAGAAGATGCTTCAAAGCTTCATTACAACGGTAGGAAGCTCATGA
- the rsmH gene encoding 16S rRNA (cytosine(1402)-N(4))-methyltransferase RsmH, with product MYHKPVMLSECLEGLNIKPDGIYVDVTFGGGGHSLKILEQLREGRLIAFDQDEDAKNQAENIQSRSFTFCQANFRHMKQYLKLNGVSKVDGVLADLGVSSHQIDSAERGFSTRFDGPLDMRMDKKCKLTAAKVLNDYPEEKLHKILGMYGEVKNAKTLAHAMVQQRSVKKFERNKELVDLLQTVAPRGKEFKYFAQVFQALRIEVNEEMQALEDFLHQCGEVLNIDGRLVVMSYHSLEDRLVKNYINTGKMFGEVEKDFYGNKLKPFEAVNRKPVEATEEEVKENNRARSAKLRIAERI from the coding sequence ATGTACCACAAACCCGTCATGCTCAGTGAGTGCCTCGAGGGTCTCAACATCAAACCCGATGGCATCTATGTAGATGTAACATTTGGTGGAGGTGGACATAGTTTAAAGATTTTAGAGCAATTGCGGGAAGGAAGATTGATTGCCTTCGACCAAGACGAGGATGCGAAGAATCAGGCAGAGAATATTCAGAGTCGTTCTTTTACATTTTGTCAGGCAAATTTCAGGCATATGAAACAGTACCTGAAGCTGAATGGGGTAAGCAAAGTAGATGGTGTGCTGGCCGATTTAGGTGTTTCATCGCACCAGATTGATTCGGCCGAGCGCGGTTTTTCAACCCGATTTGATGGGCCACTTGATATGCGGATGGACAAGAAATGCAAGTTGACAGCAGCCAAAGTGCTGAACGACTATCCCGAAGAGAAGCTGCACAAGATATTGGGCATGTATGGTGAAGTGAAGAATGCCAAAACGTTGGCACACGCCATGGTGCAGCAACGAAGTGTAAAGAAATTTGAAAGGAATAAGGAATTGGTGGATTTGCTACAGACGGTAGCACCACGCGGAAAGGAATTTAAATATTTCGCCCAGGTGTTTCAAGCACTGCGCATCGAAGTGAATGAAGAGATGCAAGCGCTGGAAGATTTTTTGCACCAATGTGGCGAGGTATTAAATATAGATGGACGGTTGGTGGTAATGAGTTACCATTCGCTGGAAGACAGACTGGTGAAGAACTACATTAACACAGGCAAGATGTTCGGTGAAGTAGAGAAAGATTTTTATGGGAACAAATTGAAACCCTTTGAAGCGGTGAACCGCAAACCAGTAGAAGCGACAGAGGAGGAAGTGAAAGAAAACAACCGAGCGAGAAGTGCGAAGTTGAGAATCGCTGAGAGAATATAG
- a CDS encoding transpeptidase family protein, producing the protein MNIKKSILIRVRLAFLGVLVFAICVAAKIGHIQIAQGEKWKKMSEEINFDYKKVKATRGNIYSDNGSLLATSLPFYKVAIDPTLAKDEVFKEGVDSLAYFLSKYYKDRSKQDYKELLIDARTSGKQYVILNRKQINYQTKKEMMKWPIFRQGRYKGGVLFEKMDVRYRPFSNLSRRTVGFVNEDGKGAGLEFSFNNALGGQDGEALFQKIAGGTWKPVFDGNNIKAIDGLDIQTTIDVNLQDVAETSLYRAMQAHNADAGTVVVMEVKTGHIKAISNLSFDGNGGFQEEFNHAVGGSFEPGSTFKLVTMMSLLEDTNIELTDSIQTGKGEYTFYNRKVRDHEEGGYGKITIKDAFERSSNIAMAKLMDKHFGTKPSKFLKYVDDLKLSKPLGLQINGESFPKITRPTDKAWSGITLPWMAYGYGFEISPLHTLALYNAVANDGKMIKPVFVTSVTQAEKATQEFETETLNSKICSNKTLSQLRLLLEGVVENGTAKNLKSAYYQIAGKTGTAVILKDGRYEKKYITSFVGYFPAHAPKYSAIVLIKNPRGIYQYGNSVAGPVFKDIADNIYARDINIHQAMEKKRLNEPGVFPTLRAGKQEELTMLSNELGVSNHSATEEEWIKVAKNGNAVVWKKNMVIKDHVPDVIGMTFRDAIYLLEKSGLRVSYEGKGRVAEQSLSPGTRISKGNKIYLRLS; encoded by the coding sequence TTGAACATTAAAAAATCCATATTGATCCGTGTGCGACTGGCCTTTTTAGGAGTGCTGGTGTTTGCGATTTGCGTGGCCGCGAAAATTGGTCACATCCAAATTGCGCAGGGAGAGAAATGGAAAAAGATGAGCGAAGAAATTAACTTCGATTATAAAAAAGTAAAAGCAACTCGCGGCAATATTTATTCTGATAATGGTAGCTTGCTGGCTACGAGTTTGCCTTTTTATAAAGTAGCCATCGACCCCACGTTGGCAAAAGATGAAGTATTTAAAGAGGGCGTTGACTCATTGGCTTACTTTCTATCCAAATATTATAAAGATAGGTCTAAACAGGACTATAAAGAATTGTTGATTGATGCCCGCACTTCGGGTAAGCAATACGTCATACTTAATCGCAAGCAAATAAATTATCAGACCAAAAAAGAAATGATGAAGTGGCCCATCTTCCGCCAAGGTCGCTACAAGGGTGGAGTGCTATTTGAAAAAATGGACGTTCGCTATCGCCCCTTTTCAAATTTAAGCAGAAGGACGGTTGGCTTTGTAAATGAAGATGGTAAAGGCGCAGGCTTGGAATTTAGTTTCAACAATGCATTGGGCGGCCAAGATGGAGAAGCATTATTTCAAAAAATTGCGGGTGGAACTTGGAAACCCGTATTTGATGGTAATAACATCAAAGCCATTGATGGGTTGGATATCCAAACAACGATCGATGTCAATCTGCAGGACGTGGCAGAGACATCTTTGTACCGCGCCATGCAAGCGCACAATGCCGATGCGGGCACTGTGGTGGTAATGGAAGTGAAGACTGGTCACATCAAAGCCATTTCTAATTTGTCTTTTGATGGCAACGGTGGCTTTCAAGAAGAATTCAATCATGCCGTAGGCGGTTCATTCGAGCCAGGCTCTACGTTCAAATTGGTAACGATGATGAGTTTGTTAGAAGATACCAACATTGAATTGACCGACAGTATCCAAACCGGAAAAGGTGAATACACCTTTTATAATCGCAAAGTGCGCGACCACGAAGAAGGCGGTTATGGAAAGATCACCATTAAAGATGCGTTTGAGCGCTCCTCCAACATTGCTATGGCGAAATTGATGGATAAACATTTTGGTACGAAGCCTTCTAAGTTTTTGAAATATGTAGATGATTTAAAACTATCGAAACCGTTGGGCTTGCAAATCAATGGTGAGTCGTTTCCTAAGATTACTCGACCAACCGACAAAGCCTGGAGTGGTATCACACTTCCGTGGATGGCGTATGGATATGGTTTTGAAATTTCTCCATTGCATACGCTGGCTCTGTACAATGCAGTGGCCAACGATGGCAAAATGATTAAACCAGTATTTGTTACCTCGGTAACCCAAGCAGAAAAAGCAACACAAGAATTTGAAACCGAAACACTCAATTCAAAAATTTGCTCTAACAAAACGTTAAGTCAATTGCGTTTGCTATTAGAAGGTGTGGTAGAGAACGGCACGGCCAAGAATTTGAAGAGTGCTTACTATCAGATTGCCGGAAAGACCGGAACAGCGGTAATTTTGAAAGATGGCCGCTACGAAAAAAAATACATCACTTCGTTTGTAGGATACTTTCCTGCACATGCCCCCAAGTATTCCGCTATCGTGCTGATTAAAAATCCACGCGGCATTTATCAATATGGCAATAGTGTGGCCGGGCCTGTGTTCAAAGACATAGCGGATAATATTTATGCTCGTGATATCAACATCCACCAAGCGATGGAAAAAAAGAGATTGAATGAACCGGGCGTATTTCCAACACTTCGCGCGGGCAAGCAAGAAGAGTTGACGATGCTCAGCAATGAGTTGGGCGTATCCAATCATTCGGCCACTGAAGAAGAATGGATTAAAGTTGCTAAGAATGGAAATGCGGTGGTGTGGAAAAAAAACATGGTAATAAAAGACCACGTGCCAGATGTAATCGGTATGACGTTTCGCGATGCAATTTATTTATTAGAGAAATCGGGATTGCGCGTTTCTTATGAAGGCAAAGGGAGGGTAGCGGAGCAGTCGCTTTCGCCTGGAACACGAATTTCAAAGGGAAATAAAATCTATTTAAGACTTAGTTAA
- a CDS encoding UDP-N-acetylmuramoyl-L-alanyl-D-glutamate--2,6-diaminopimelate ligase, with amino-acid sequence MSELKDILYRVNITSASGSMNVEVKNVCFDSRKVQPGSLFVAIKGTQSDGHVFIEKAVASGAVAIVAEKLPGSIAESATYVTVKESAHALGIIASNFYGNPSSKLKVVGVTGTNGKTTVATLLYKLFSSLGYRCGLLSTVVNKIVDKELAATHTTPDPIQINELLVKMLEEKCTHCFMEVSSHAVAQGRIEGIRFIGALFTNITHDHLDYHRTFESYIRAKKGFFDGLSSDAFALVNIDDKRGMVMLQNTKAKKYSYGLKKMADYKAKIITNSMEGLELEIGERTVWFKLIGDFNAYNLLTVYGAASLLGEDQEMILMKLSALTTAPGRFELVMPGAKFTAIVDYAHTPDALKNVLETITNFRTGQEQVISVVGCGGDRDKTKRPLMAAVACKYSNKIIFTSDNPRSEDAMEIIKEMQVGVGPTDAKKTLVMVDREEAIKTACMLAKEKDIILVAGKGHENYQEIKGVKYPFDDREVLTRMLKMFNN; translated from the coding sequence ATGTCGGAGCTCAAAGACATATTATATAGAGTGAATATCACGTCCGCCTCTGGCAGCATGAATGTGGAGGTGAAGAATGTCTGCTTTGACTCCCGTAAGGTGCAGCCGGGTTCGTTGTTTGTGGCCATCAAGGGTACACAATCAGATGGGCATGTGTTTATTGAAAAGGCAGTGGCTAGCGGAGCGGTTGCTATTGTTGCTGAAAAATTACCAGGCAGCATTGCAGAAAGTGCCACCTATGTAACCGTGAAAGAAAGTGCACATGCACTCGGCATCATCGCTTCCAATTTTTATGGCAACCCTTCTTCCAAATTAAAAGTAGTAGGCGTTACGGGGACTAATGGCAAAACAACTGTGGCCACACTTTTATATAAACTATTTTCATCTCTTGGCTATCGCTGCGGATTGTTATCCACAGTTGTGAATAAGATTGTTGATAAAGAACTAGCGGCCACCCACACCACCCCTGATCCGATTCAGATAAATGAATTGTTGGTGAAAATGTTGGAAGAGAAATGTACGCATTGCTTTATGGAAGTAAGCTCGCATGCAGTGGCGCAGGGACGTATCGAAGGAATTCGTTTTATTGGAGCACTATTTACAAACATAACACATGACCACCTTGATTATCACCGCACATTCGAGAGTTACATCCGAGCTAAGAAAGGTTTTTTTGACGGCCTGTCATCTGATGCTTTTGCTCTCGTAAACATTGATGACAAACGCGGCATGGTTATGCTGCAAAATACCAAAGCAAAAAAGTATAGCTACGGCCTCAAAAAAATGGCCGATTATAAAGCAAAAATCATTACCAACTCCATGGAGGGATTGGAGTTGGAGATTGGTGAACGCACGGTTTGGTTTAAGTTGATTGGCGATTTCAATGCCTATAATTTATTGACAGTATATGGTGCAGCCAGTTTATTGGGTGAAGATCAGGAGATGATTTTAATGAAGTTGTCGGCACTCACCACTGCACCCGGGCGATTTGAATTGGTAATGCCTGGAGCGAAGTTCACCGCGATTGTGGATTATGCCCATACACCCGATGCGTTGAAAAATGTGCTGGAGACCATCACAAATTTTCGAACAGGGCAAGAGCAAGTGATATCAGTAGTGGGCTGTGGCGGTGACAGAGACAAAACCAAGCGACCGTTGATGGCCGCAGTAGCTTGCAAATATTCGAACAAAATAATTTTCACCTCGGATAATCCACGCAGTGAAGATGCAATGGAAATAATCAAAGAGATGCAAGTAGGTGTAGGCCCAACTGATGCAAAGAAAACATTGGTGATGGTGGATAGAGAAGAGGCTATCAAGACAGCGTGCATGTTGGCGAAAGAGAAAGATATTATTCTGGTAGCGGGCAAAGGCCATGAGAATTATCAAGAGATAAAAGGAGTGAAGTATCCTTTTGATGATAGAGAAGTGCTGACGAGAATGTTAAAGATGTTTAATAATTGA
- a CDS encoding phospho-N-acetylmuramoyl-pentapeptide-transferase, producing the protein MLYYLFDYIERNFDFPGAGLFQYISFRAGMAAVLSLLITIFFGKSLISMLRRKQVGEDIRDLGLEGQMQKKGTPTMGGLIILAAILIPTLLMAKLDNVYIILLVATTLWLGLIGFLDDYIKVFKKNKEGLAGRFKIVGQVSIGLIVGLTLFFNDNVVIREKSAPSVASVEIAAIPAYVKSEYDVKSTKTTVPFLKDNEFDYSSLISWWNVDYTWIVYTLFVIFIITAVSNGANITDGIDGLAAGTSAIIGLTLAIFAYLSGRVDFSTYLNIMYIPNLGELVIFCTAFVGACLGFLWYNSYPAQVFMGDTGSLSMGGIIAVLALAVRKELMIPVLCGIFFVELVSVMVQVTYFKYTKKKYGEGRRILLMSPLHHHYQKKQIHESKIVTRFWIVGILLAIVSLATLKLR; encoded by the coding sequence ATGCTGTACTACCTATTCGACTATATCGAACGAAACTTTGACTTCCCAGGTGCTGGGTTGTTCCAATACATTTCTTTCCGGGCGGGAATGGCGGCTGTGTTGTCGTTGTTGATTACGATTTTCTTTGGCAAGAGTTTGATTAGCATGCTGAGAAGAAAGCAAGTGGGAGAGGACATTCGCGATTTGGGATTGGAAGGACAGATGCAAAAGAAAGGTACACCTACCATGGGTGGTTTGATTATTCTTGCTGCCATTTTGATTCCAACATTATTGATGGCCAAGTTGGACAATGTCTATATTATTTTGTTGGTGGCTACTACCTTGTGGTTGGGTTTAATTGGTTTCCTAGACGACTACATCAAAGTTTTTAAAAAGAACAAAGAAGGATTGGCCGGTCGATTTAAGATTGTGGGACAAGTTTCCATTGGTTTGATTGTTGGGCTTACACTCTTTTTTAATGACAATGTTGTTATCCGTGAGAAGTCAGCTCCATCAGTCGCTAGCGTTGAAATAGCTGCAATTCCTGCTTACGTAAAATCGGAATATGATGTAAAATCCACAAAGACAACTGTACCCTTTTTGAAAGACAATGAATTTGACTATAGTAGTTTAATATCATGGTGGAATGTTGATTACACATGGATCGTCTACACTCTTTTTGTAATATTTATCATTACGGCAGTTTCAAATGGAGCAAATATCACAGATGGTATTGATGGACTTGCGGCTGGAACCTCCGCGATCATTGGACTAACACTAGCCATCTTCGCTTATTTATCAGGTCGTGTTGACTTTAGCACGTACCTGAACATTATGTATATACCTAACCTTGGTGAACTAGTTATTTTTTGTACTGCTTTTGTAGGCGCGTGCCTTGGTTTTCTATGGTACAACTCTTACCCCGCGCAAGTGTTTATGGGTGACACAGGAAGTTTGTCAATGGGAGGAATTATTGCGGTGTTGGCTTTGGCAGTAAGAAAGGAATTGATGATCCCCGTTTTATGTGGAATCTTTTTTGTGGAGCTGGTTTCCGTAATGGTGCAGGTGACCTACTTTAAATACACCAAAAAGAAATATGGCGAAGGCAGAAGAATATTACTGATGTCTCCCCTCCACCATCATTATCAGAAAAAGCAAATACATGAATCGAAGATTGTGACACGATTTTGGATTGTGGGGATATTATTGGCAATTGTAAGCCTAGCAACATTAAAGTTAAGATGA